In one Desulfoferula mesophila genomic region, the following are encoded:
- a CDS encoding thiolase family protein — MKEAVIVAACRTAVGRAPRGTLRQTRPEYMASTVISELVKRTPGLDPVEIDDVVMGCTFPEAEQGLNIGRVAAQKAGLPDEVPGMTVNRFCSSGLNAISIACERIMCGQAEVMIAGGVESMSLIPMGGNMMMVDLEMGMEKPWAYEGMGMTAENVATDFGISREEQDKLGVRSNELALKAIAEGRFKDEIVPLMVTKQRKNKKGRYELYEEVFEVDEGPRPGTTLEGLAKLRPAFVKTGTVTAGNSSQMSDGAAVVMCMSKEKAAALGLTPMLTYRSYAVAGVDPRYMGVGPVKAIPKALALAGITVKDLGLIELNEAFGSQAAYCLRELDLPLEITNVNGGAIALGHPLGCTGAKLTTQLAYEMGRRDDARWGLVSMCIGFGMGAAGIFEKENY; from the coding sequence ATGAAGGAAGCCGTGATCGTCGCGGCCTGCCGAACCGCGGTGGGGCGCGCCCCCCGGGGCACCCTGCGCCAGACTCGTCCCGAGTACATGGCCAGCACCGTGATAAGCGAATTAGTCAAACGCACTCCCGGCCTCGACCCCGTTGAAATAGACGACGTGGTGATGGGCTGCACGTTCCCCGAGGCCGAGCAGGGCCTGAACATCGGCCGCGTGGCGGCCCAAAAGGCCGGGCTGCCCGACGAGGTTCCCGGCATGACCGTGAACCGTTTCTGCTCCTCGGGCCTCAACGCCATATCCATAGCCTGCGAGCGCATCATGTGCGGCCAGGCCGAAGTCATGATCGCCGGTGGCGTGGAATCCATGAGCCTGATTCCCATGGGCGGCAACATGATGATGGTCGACCTCGAGATGGGCATGGAAAAGCCCTGGGCCTACGAGGGCATGGGCATGACCGCCGAGAACGTGGCCACCGACTTCGGCATCTCCCGCGAGGAACAGGACAAGCTGGGCGTGCGCTCCAACGAGTTGGCTCTCAAGGCCATCGCCGAAGGCCGCTTCAAGGACGAGATCGTGCCCCTGATGGTGACCAAGCAGCGCAAGAACAAGAAGGGCCGTTACGAGCTGTATGAAGAGGTCTTCGAGGTGGACGAGGGGCCCCGCCCCGGCACCACCCTGGAAGGCCTGGCCAAGCTGCGGCCCGCCTTTGTCAAAACCGGCACGGTGACCGCGGGCAACTCGTCGCAGATGAGCGACGGCGCCGCGGTGGTGATGTGCATGTCCAAGGAAAAGGCCGCCGCCCTGGGGCTCACCCCCATGCTCACCTACCGCTCCTACGCGGTGGCCGGGGTGGACCCGCGCTATATGGGCGTGGGCCCGGTGAAGGCCATACCCAAGGCCCTGGCCCTGGCGGGCATCACGGTGAAAGACCTGGGCCTCATCGAGCTCAACGAGGCCTTCGGCTCCCAGGCGGCCTATTGCCTGCGCGAGTTGGACCTGCCCTTGGAGATAACCAACGTCAACGGCGGGGCCATTGCCCTGGGCCACCCCTTGGGCTGCACCGGCGCCAAGCTGACCACCCAGTTGGCCTATGAGATGGGCCGCCGCGACGACGCGCGTTGGGGCCTGGTGTCCATGTGCATCGGCTTCGGCATGGGCGCGGCCGGCATCTTCGAAAAAGAGAACTACTAG
- a CDS encoding 3-hydroxyacyl-CoA dehydrogenase/enoyl-CoA hydratase family protein — MSLKIKKVGVIGAGVMGATIAAHMANVGLSTVLLDIVPPKMPDPLAKKGVSEDSPVYRNYFAQNGLQGALKSKPASFYVPENASLVTTGNLEDNLDLLADCDWIIEVVVELLNIKKDLLARIEKVRAPHAVVTTNTSGISVASMSEDLSPEFQEHFLGTHFFNPPRYMKLFEIIPGPKTKPEVIEGMAQFAEEVLGKGVVFAKDTPNFVANRIGVFGMCYMNRLLDEMGLSFEEADALTGTVLGRPKMASYRLADLVGLDTMGHVAANVFDGCPDDEQREVFQPPEWFNKMISNGWLGNKTKQGFYKRVKTPEGKKDTLVLDRETMEYRPKNKVKFASLEAAKQAPGGKGKLKAMFYAKDKAGEFTFKHMSAGLIYAANRIPEIADDIVNIDNAMKWGFNWKTGPFETWDALDLAKAVEAMKAGGFSVPAWVEEMLAAGNESFYKKENGELYYYDLPSKGYKLVEMSPQIILLPSLKERNKTVMENKGASLIDLGDGVLCLEFHSKMNSLGQDIITLCEKAADMVEEEGWEGLVVANHGTNFSVGANLMLVLFTAQEEEWDELDWMIKKFQDAFMRLKYCSKPVVAAPHQMALGGGCEICLASDRVVAAAETYIGLVEVGVGVIPAGGGTKELLLRNTHERVFKIARGGLYPKQVYLLPFVARAFETIAMAKVATSAPEALKMGIFRPSDKVVVNADYRIKKAKDNVIAMNLAGYTPPRPIDNVRVMGRDSMGVFNYALYNMHKAGFVTDHDITVAMEVARVLTGGNVLPETEVSEQYLLDLEREAFLKLCGMPQTQARMAHMLKTGKPLRN, encoded by the coding sequence ATGTCCCTGAAAATCAAGAAAGTGGGCGTCATCGGCGCAGGGGTGATGGGTGCCACCATTGCCGCCCACATGGCCAACGTGGGCCTTTCCACGGTGCTTTTGGACATCGTTCCCCCCAAGATGCCCGATCCCCTGGCCAAGAAAGGGGTTAGCGAAGACTCCCCGGTCTATCGCAACTACTTTGCCCAAAACGGGCTGCAGGGAGCTTTGAAGTCCAAGCCGGCATCCTTCTATGTGCCTGAAAACGCATCTTTGGTCACCACCGGCAACCTGGAAGACAACCTGGATCTGCTCGCCGACTGCGACTGGATCATCGAGGTGGTGGTCGAGCTGCTCAACATCAAAAAGGACCTTCTGGCCCGCATCGAAAAGGTGCGCGCCCCCCACGCCGTGGTCACCACCAACACCTCCGGCATTTCCGTGGCCTCCATGAGCGAGGATCTGAGCCCCGAGTTCCAGGAGCACTTCCTGGGCACCCACTTCTTCAACCCGCCCCGCTACATGAAGCTCTTCGAGATCATCCCCGGCCCCAAGACCAAGCCCGAGGTGATCGAGGGCATGGCCCAGTTCGCCGAGGAAGTGCTGGGCAAGGGCGTGGTGTTCGCCAAGGACACCCCCAACTTCGTGGCCAACCGCATCGGCGTGTTCGGCATGTGCTACATGAACCGGCTCCTGGACGAGATGGGCCTGAGCTTCGAGGAAGCCGACGCCCTGACCGGCACGGTGCTGGGACGCCCCAAGATGGCCTCCTACCGCCTGGCCGACCTGGTGGGCCTGGACACTATGGGCCACGTGGCGGCCAACGTCTTTGACGGCTGCCCGGACGACGAGCAGCGCGAGGTCTTCCAGCCCCCCGAGTGGTTCAACAAGATGATCTCCAACGGCTGGTTGGGCAACAAGACCAAGCAGGGCTTTTACAAGCGGGTAAAGACCCCGGAGGGTAAAAAGGACACCCTGGTCCTGGACCGCGAAACCATGGAGTACCGGCCCAAGAACAAGGTCAAGTTCGCCTCCCTGGAAGCGGCCAAGCAGGCCCCCGGCGGCAAGGGCAAGCTCAAGGCCATGTTCTACGCCAAGGACAAGGCCGGCGAGTTTACCTTCAAACACATGAGCGCGGGCCTGATCTACGCGGCCAACCGCATTCCCGAAATCGCCGACGACATCGTCAACATCGACAACGCCATGAAGTGGGGCTTCAACTGGAAAACGGGGCCCTTCGAGACCTGGGACGCCCTGGACCTGGCCAAGGCGGTGGAGGCCATGAAGGCCGGCGGCTTCAGCGTTCCCGCTTGGGTGGAAGAAATGTTGGCCGCGGGCAACGAGTCCTTCTACAAGAAGGAAAACGGCGAACTGTACTACTACGACCTACCCAGCAAGGGCTACAAGCTGGTGGAGATGTCTCCGCAGATCATCCTGCTGCCCTCCCTCAAAGAGCGCAACAAGACGGTGATGGAGAACAAGGGCGCTTCGCTCATCGACCTGGGCGACGGCGTGCTGTGCCTGGAGTTCCACAGCAAGATGAACTCCCTGGGCCAGGACATCATCACCTTATGCGAAAAAGCGGCCGACATGGTGGAGGAAGAAGGCTGGGAAGGCCTGGTGGTGGCCAACCACGGGACCAACTTCTCGGTGGGCGCCAACCTCATGCTGGTGCTGTTCACCGCCCAGGAAGAGGAATGGGACGAGCTTGACTGGATGATCAAGAAGTTCCAGGACGCCTTCATGCGCCTGAAGTACTGCTCCAAGCCGGTGGTGGCCGCCCCCCACCAGATGGCCCTGGGCGGCGGCTGCGAGATCTGCCTGGCCTCCGACCGGGTGGTGGCCGCGGCCGAGACCTACATCGGCCTGGTCGAGGTCGGCGTGGGGGTCATCCCCGCCGGCGGCGGCACCAAGGAACTGTTGCTCAGAAACACCCACGAGCGGGTGTTCAAGATCGCCAGGGGCGGCCTGTATCCCAAGCAGGTCTACCTGCTGCCCTTCGTGGCCCGGGCCTTTGAGACCATCGCCATGGCCAAGGTGGCCACCAGCGCCCCCGAGGCCTTGAAGATGGGCATCTTCCGGCCCAGCGACAAAGTGGTGGTCAATGCCGACTACCGCATCAAGAAGGCCAAGGACAACGTCATCGCCATGAATCTGGCCGGCTACACCCCTCCCCGGCCCATCGACAACGTCCGGGTGATGGGGCGCGACTCCATGGGAGTGTTCAACTACGCCCTGTACAACATGCACAAAGCCGGCTTCGTAACCGACCACGACATCACCGTGGCCATGGAAGTGGCCCGGGTGTTGACCGGCGGCAACGTGTTGCCCGAGACAGAGGTGAGCGAGCAGTACCTCCTGGACCTGGAGCGCGAGGCCTTCCTCAAGCTGTGCGGCATGCCCCAGACCCAGGCGCGCATGGCCCACATGCTCAAGACCGGCAAGCCCCTGCGCAACTGA